The DNA segment GCGGGCTCCGGCATCCACACGCGCAGCCCCGGCTCGTCGTCGATGGCCGGAGCGGTGCCGGTCGTGCCGTCGGCGCCGTCGGTGCCGTCCGCGGCACCGGGGCGCATCCAGCGGTCGAACCAGCGGACGCACTCGCCGACGAAGTCGATGGCGGGTCCGGGCAGGCCCTGATGCGGGTAGTTGTGCGCCCAGGGCCCGAGCAGTCCCCTGACCGGGACGCCCGCGTCCGCGAGGCCGCTCATCAACCGGAAGACCGCGCCGCGGTACTGGTCGAGCCAGCCGCCCACCGCGTACACCGGGACCTTGATCGCGGAGTAGTCCTCGCAGACCGAGCCGTGCTCCCAGTACGCGTCACGGCGCTGGTGGCCGATCCACTCCTCGGCGTACGGGACGGTCGCCTCCAGCCGCTCCAGCCAGCGCTCCCGCCAGGACTCGCCGAGCACGGCGGGGTCACCGGGGCGGGCGTTGTAGGCGAGCATCGTCGCCGCCCACGGCAGCATCTCGGAGGCGAGCAGGGCGCCGCCGGCGTAGTGGACGTCGTCGGCGTACCGGTCGTCGGTGGAGCAGACGGTGACGACGCAGCGCAGCTGGGGCGGGTCGAGCGCGGCGATCTGCAACCCGTTGAAGCCGCCCCAGGACTTGCCGATGATCGCCACCTGCCCGTCCGACCAGTCCTGCCGCTCGATCCAGGCCAGGACTTCGAGGGCGTCGGCCAGCTCGGTCGGGTGGTACTCGTCGAGCATCACGCCGTCGGAGTCGCCGCTGCCCCGGCAGTCGACGCGCACCGAGGCGAACCCGGCCTGGGCGAAGGGCCCGTGCAGCGTGACGTCGCGAGGCGCGGTGGCGTCGTTCTTGCGGTACGGGATGTACTCCAGCACCGCCGGCACGGGTCCCGAAGCGTCCGCCGGCAGCCAGATCCGCGCGGCGAGCCTGGCCCCGTCCTTGAGGGGTATCCACACGTGGCGCAGCACGCGCACGGCGTGGTGCGTACGGCCGTCGCCCGCGGCGCGGTGCGAGCCGTCGCGGGGATGCCCCTGCGCGTGACGATGTGCCGTCTCAGCTGCGGAGTCTGGGCTTCCGGTAGTGGGCATGGCGGCACATTAGACGATCACTCACTAGGTATATGTCGCCATATCGACGGTTTCGGGGTCCATGTGAACGGGTGAATATCAACACACGAATGAGCCACGCGGGACTGGGTATTTTAGCCAACCCTGATCACTAAGGCTGGTTGATAAGGCTGGTTGATAAAGTAGCCTTAGCGTATGAACGACGACCTGGACCCCGGTGGAGTCGCCTCGGCCCTGCTGGCCGGCCTCAGCCTTCTGGTGCGCCGGGTGCGCCAGGTGCCGCCCGGCGGCGGGCTCACGATGCCCGAGCGGACGGCCCTGTCGCTCCTGGACCGCTCCGGCCCCACCACCTCCTCGGCGCTGGCCCGGGAGGTGCAGATCACCGCGCAGGCCATGGGGGCGACGCTCAAGGCACTGCGGACCCGTGGCCTGGTCGAACGGCGCCCGGATCCGGACGACGGCAGGCGCGTGGTGCTGACGGTGACCGACGCCGGAACGCAGGCGCTGAAGGACAAGCGCAACGCTCGCGCCGAACTCCTCGCCCAGGCCCTGACCGGCGGCGCGTTCACCCCCGAGGAGCTGGAACGGCTCGCGGCGGCCGCGCCTCTGCTGGAGCGGCTGGCACGGAACATCTGACGCCGACGGAGAGCCGCCATCCACAGGAGGAACGACATCCATGGCACTGACAACGATCGACCCCATGCCCTCGCCCCCGCCCACCCCCACGCCCGCGCTCGTCGCGACCGCCCCTGACGCCGGCGCCCACCGCCGCAGCACCGAACGCGCGTTCCCCGAACTCGGCGGGACCGCCGCCACCGCCGAGTTCACCGTCATGGCCGGGGTGGCGCGATGACCCTGCTGGGCCGGCTCCTGGGCAACCGCAGGGCAGGCGATACCCACATCGCGTGGAACCTGCCCAACCTGGGAGGTGCCGAGCTGATGACCCTCACCAGCCGGCACTTCGGCGACGGCGATGCCATGCCCCCGGAACTCGGCGCGAAGAACATCGGCGGCGACAATCTCTCCCCCCAGCTGAGCTGGACCCCGCCCGCGGCCGGCGCCGCGCAACTCCTCCTGGTCGTCGAGGACATCGACGTCCCCCTGGCGAAGCCCGCCGTGCACTGCGCCGCCCTCATCGACCCGGCGGCCGGGCACCTCGACCCCGGCGCCCTCGACGCACGGCATCCGGCCACCGGAGTGCAACTGCTGCGGTCCACCCTCGGACGCGGCTACCACGGTCCCGCGCCCATCAAGGGCCACGGGCCGCACCGCTACGTCTTCCAGCTGTTCGCCCTCGCCGCGCCCGTGGACGGCGCCCCCGGCACCACGCCACCGAACCGGGCACGGCCCCGCGCCCTGCTGCCCGCCATCACCGCGCCCGTCCTCGACCGCGGCAGGCTGACCGGCACCTTCGAACGCTGACCCGGCCCCGGATGGTGGCGAAATCTTTCGGCATCGATAGCGAATCTTGCGAAAGGTATTGACGCCGTCCGCCGGCTCCCCAATCATCCAGACTGCTCGATACTTCGACCCTTGTTCGATATCGCGAACGATCCGTATCGCTCCACCCGCACGGCAGGGCACCCCCAGGTCGCGTCCACCGCACCATCCGAGCCGCAGGGAGCATGTCATTCATGTGCGTGTCATGCCCTCGTCAAAGCTGGCCGCGAGGGTCAGCCCGGTGCCCGCGGACCGCCACGAACCGCATCACCCGCATCACCTGCATCACCCGCACCACCCGCACCCCGACAGTCCGGACAGCCTCTGACGGGGCCGACCGGAAACGCCCACTCAAGGATCAAGAGGTCCCCATGCGCAGAGGAAGTTTCGGTCGCGGACGTCTGTCCGCGGTACTCACCGCCGCGGTTGCGGCCCTGGTCGCGTTGGCGGCCATGCTCGTCGCCAACCCGGCTCAGGCGGCCACCGCCAGCCCGTCGGCAGGCGCCGCGTGTTCTCTTCCGTCGGCGTATCGGTGGTCGTCGTCGGGTGTGTTGGCGCAGCCGGCGAACGGGTGGGTGTCGCTGAAGGACTTCACGAACGTGGTGTACAACGGCAGGCATCTGGTCTATGCGTCGAATGTGTCGGGGTCGTCGTACGGTTCGATGGCCTTCAGTCCGTTCACGAACTGGTCGGACATGGCGTCGGCGGGCCAGACGGGGATGAGCCAGTCCACGGTGGCGCCGACGTTGTTCTACTTCGCGCCGAAGAACATCTGGGTGCTGGCCTACCAGTGGGGTTCGTGGCCGTTCATCTACCGCACGTCGAGCGATCCCACCAACCCCAACGGCTGGTCCTCGCCGCAGCCGCTGTTCACCGGCAGCATCTCCGGCTCCGGCACCGGCCCGATCGACCAGACCCTGATCGCCGACGGGCAGAACATGTACCTGTTCTTCGCCGGCGACAACGGCAAGATCTACCGGGCGAGCATGCCCAT comes from the Streptomyces sp. TS71-3 genome and includes:
- a CDS encoding MarR family winged helix-turn-helix transcriptional regulator; translated protein: MNDDLDPGGVASALLAGLSLLVRRVRQVPPGGGLTMPERTALSLLDRSGPTTSSALAREVQITAQAMGATLKALRTRGLVERRPDPDDGRRVVLTVTDAGTQALKDKRNARAELLAQALTGGAFTPEELERLAAAAPLLERLARNI
- a CDS encoding YbhB/YbcL family Raf kinase inhibitor-like protein; this translates as MTLLGRLLGNRRAGDTHIAWNLPNLGGAELMTLTSRHFGDGDAMPPELGAKNIGGDNLSPQLSWTPPAAGAAQLLLVVEDIDVPLAKPAVHCAALIDPAAGHLDPGALDARHPATGVQLLRSTLGRGYHGPAPIKGHGPHRYVFQLFALAAPVDGAPGTTPPNRARPRALLPAITAPVLDRGRLTGTFER
- a CDS encoding CocE/NonD family hydrolase produces the protein MPTTGSPDSAAETAHRHAQGHPRDGSHRAAGDGRTHHAVRVLRHVWIPLKDGARLAARIWLPADASGPVPAVLEYIPYRKNDATAPRDVTLHGPFAQAGFASVRVDCRGSGDSDGVMLDEYHPTELADALEVLAWIERQDWSDGQVAIIGKSWGGFNGLQIAALDPPQLRCVVTVCSTDDRYADDVHYAGGALLASEMLPWAATMLAYNARPGDPAVLGESWRERWLERLEATVPYAEEWIGHQRRDAYWEHGSVCEDYSAIKVPVYAVGGWLDQYRGAVFRLMSGLADAGVPVRGLLGPWAHNYPHQGLPGPAIDFVGECVRWFDRWMRPGAADGTDGADGTTGTAPAIDDEPGLRVWMPEPAPLGADRVHRAGRWVAEPSWPSPGVTARRTALSELGGAPGTALLRSPLAIGAATGDFLKFGDVPGQYADQAPDDGRACSFTGPPLPERVEILGVPEVTLRVTSDRPQAQLAVRLCEVTPDGASRLVTTGLLNLTHRAGHAEPEPLQPGRAYDVTVPLFAVGHAFGAGNRIRVAVSASLWPWMWPSPQPVALELDTGQGELVLPVREPRPAEEAALRDFAPPSPPPPHTIESEAPPGARRVTYDPVDREQIIVATPAGSSMSDSADGLRHSTRDLNRFRLVEGDPLSASVECEREERVARGEWAVRILTNSRMTAGERDFLVVNRLIAYEGSGAAEREVFDRTWTRSIPRDQV